CAATCTATATTCCCAGGGAATAAAAGTATTTGTTACCGGTTCAAACTCAAATCTTTTAAGTTCAGAAATTTCTACTTATCTCACCGGAAGAAATAAAGTAATTAAATTATTCCCCTTTTCTTTCAGGGAATATCTCAGACTTAAAGAGATCGAATACCTTAAGCTGGAACACTTAACAAGTTCTCAAAGAACGAAAATATATACGTCTTTTTTAGAGTATTTTAACAATGGAGGTTTTCCCCTTATCCTGAAAAACGATGATATTGAATTGTCCAGACAATATTTTGAAGATATTTTAAATAAGGATATTTTAAATAGATATAAAGTGAGGGAGGTAAAGGAGTTAAAGGACCTGGTTCTTTTTCTTTTCTCTAATATTGGGGGAATATATTCCTATTCAACATTAAAAAAAGTGTGTGGAATTAAAAGCCTGAGTACAATTAAAAATTACATTGATTACTTCCAGAACGTGTTTTTACTATATCAGGTAGGGAGATTTGATTATTCTATTAAAAAACAAAAAGTGTCATCATCTAAAATATATGTGGGTGATAATAGTTTTTTAAAAACAGTTTCTTTTAATTTCTCAGAAAATACAGGTAAACGACTTGAAAATTTAGTATACCTGCAGCTTAAACGGAGATATGATGAAATATATTATCATTTGGATAAAAATGAATGTGATTTTGTCATAAAAGAAAATCTGAAAATAACCCAGGCAATCCAGGTATCGTTAAAACTTGATGATCCGGTCACAAAACAACGGGAAATCGCCGGATTACTGGAAGCAATGAGGAGATATAAATTAAAGGACGGATATATTCTAACATTAGAAAATGAAGAATTATTAGAACCGGATAATAAGAAAATAATAATAAAACCGATCTGGAAGTGGCTGCTTGAGTCTGATAACTCCTAACAGTCTATTCAGGCTGGAAAGGCTCAATACATAGTCAAGAAAATGCTCACTTCGTTCGCATTTTCTAAGCCTGCATGAAAGTATCTATTTTCCTATACGTGAACAAAAAAAGCTCAATATATCGTGACCTGAACATGAACAACCAACCTACCTTCCTGCCAATGTCACTGGATGAAGCAAAAGCCCTTGGATTCCATCAATTCGATATTATCCTGGTGACTGGGGACGCTTATGTGGACCATCCTTCATTTGGTACGGCCCTGGTTGGACGGATGCTGTGGGATGCGGGTTATAAAGTGGGAATCATTGCCCAGCCCGACTGGAAGAGCGATACGGATTTTACGAAACTGGGCCAACCCCGGCTGTTCTTTGGCGTAACATCTGGCAATGTTGATTCCATGGTCAATAACTACACGCCAAATAAGAAAAAACGCCATGATGACGTATATTCCCCAGGTGGCACAGGGGGCTTAAGACCCAACCGCGCCGCCATCGTGTACACTGATAAGCTGCATGCCATTTTTCCTGATATTCCCATAGTGCTGGGAGGCATCGAGGCCAGCCTGCGGCGTTTCGCTCATTATGATCACTGGTCCGATTCGGTACGCCAGTCCATCCTTGCAGATGCACCGGCTGATATACTGGTGTTCGGGATGGGGGAGCGGCAGGTGGTTGAGATTGCCCGCCGGCTTTCTGTGGGTAAGGATACAAACGACCTCAGCAACAATACTGATATCATTAACAATACTGACCTTACCGAGCTTACTGACATCCCAGGAACGGTCATTAAGCTGGAACTGAAAAAATGGCGTGCAATAGGGCATGAGGGATATATTGAACTGCCGTCCTTCACAGAGGTTTCGCAGGACAAGGGACTATATGCCAGGGCTTTCAGGCTCCATTACCAGAATCAGGACCCGGTACGGGGCAGACCTGTTGCCCAACAGCACCCTAAGACCGTGGTCATACAGAACAGACCTGCTATGCCGCTCTCCACAGCCGAGCTTGACCATGTGTATGAACTGCCCTATACAAGGATGGCACATCAGTCCTACAAAGAACCCATACCAGCCCTGGCACCAGTGAAGTTCTCCATCGTGAGCCACAGGGGCTGCTTCGCATCATGCTCCTTTTGCGCATTAACACACCACCAGGGCCGCATCGTGCAGAGCCGGAGTATTGGGTCCATGGTGCATGA
The ANME-2 cluster archaeon DNA segment above includes these coding regions:
- a CDS encoding ATP-binding protein, whose product is MEKNKLRQVIIDQQSLFIKKEDLIDRDIDLEYYLKGNEIIVISGIRRCGKSSLLKLISQKVEGTKVFINFDDIRLVDFNLDNFPEIQDIVLELFGENENITYFLDEVQNIIYWEKWVNNLYSQGIKVFVTGSNSNLLSSEISTYLTGRNKVIKLFPFSFREYLRLKEIEYLKLEHLTSSQRTKIYTSFLEYFNNGGFPLILKNDDIELSRQYFEDILNKDILNRYKVREVKELKDLVLFLFSNIGGIYSYSTLKKVCGIKSLSTIKNYIDYFQNVFLLYQVGRFDYSIKKQKVSSSKIYVGDNSFLKTVSFNFSENTGKRLENLVYLQLKRRYDEIYYHLDKNECDFVIKENLKITQAIQVSLKLDDPVTKQREIAGLLEAMRRYKLKDGYILTLENEELLEPDNKKIIIKPIWKWLLESDNS
- a CDS encoding YgiQ family radical SAM protein, which encodes MNNQPTFLPMSLDEAKALGFHQFDIILVTGDAYVDHPSFGTALVGRMLWDAGYKVGIIAQPDWKSDTDFTKLGQPRLFFGVTSGNVDSMVNNYTPNKKKRHDDVYSPGGTGGLRPNRAAIVYTDKLHAIFPDIPIVLGGIEASLRRFAHYDHWSDSVRQSILADAPADILVFGMGERQVVEIARRLSVGKDTNDLSNNTDIINNTDLTELTDIPGTVIKLELKKWRAIGHEGYIELPSFTEVSQDKGLYARAFRLHYQNQDPVRGRPVAQQHPKTVVIQNRPAMPLSTAELDHVYELPYTRMAHQSYKEPIPALAPVKFSIVSHRGCFASCSFCALTHHQGRIVQSRSIGSMVHEVERLVQMPGFKGIVQDVGGPTANMYGMTCGRWETEGACADKICTHPLCKSLDTSHEQQVELLRRLRSIPGVRKVFVGSGIRYDLVLADHSGYFHDLCEHHVSGQLKVAPEHVSGHVTNIMCKPSREVFEEFGSKFKEVNKELGKKQYIIPYFMSGHPGCTVEDMVELAEYIRDNDLYTEQVQDFTPTPMTVSTCMYFTGINPFTMEVVHVAKGREKRIQRALMQYRDQRNHGLVLEGLKMAGREELIGNEWRCLVRRRKGGRGV